A genomic window from Solanum stenotomum isolate F172 chromosome 10, ASM1918654v1, whole genome shotgun sequence includes:
- the LOC125841956 gene encoding uncharacterized protein LOC125841956, which yields MASAQAHLDKAENRKFFQNLWRTDLMGTLKADPPFWCFALWCGPCSSYVLRKRALYGDMTRYKCCAGYMPCSGKCGESRCPEFCLVTEVCCCFGNSVSSTRFLLQDEFNIRTTKCDNCIIGFMIVLGQLACLCRIAACLTGDEGLEDAAHILTCLSDMVYYSVCACMQTQHKVELDKRDGKFGDPSPMSIPPIQQMSRIDQPYGPTVGYPPAYGAPYGQPQPPHQGYPASAPAQAPGFPPPSASGYPPPGPGAYPPPSASAYPPPGPGPYPPQQQPGYWR from the exons ATGGCATCAGCACAAGCACACCTTGACAAGGCGGAAAATCgtaaattttttcaaaatctatgGCGCACAGATCTCATGGGCACCCTTAAAGCCGATCCACCAT TTTGGTGTTTTGCGCTGTGGTG TGGACCATGTTCATCGTATGTGCTAAGGAAACGAGCTTTATATGGCGATATGACAAG GTATAAGTGCTGCGCTGGTTATATGCCTTGCAGTGGTAAATGTGGAGAAAGTCGTTGCCCTGAATTTTGCCTTGTAACTGAG GTTTGTTGTTGCTTTGGAAATTCAGTGAGCTCAACTCGCTTCCTGTTGCAAGATGAATTCAACATCAGAACAACAAAATGTGATAATTGCATTATC GGTTTCATGATAGTACTCGGACAACTTGCTTGCCTATGTAGAATCGCGGCTTGTCTTACTGGAGATGAAGGACTTGAGGATGCTGCTCATATTTTGACATGTCTCTCTGACATGGTCTACTATTC GGTCTGTGCCTGTATGCAG ACACAACACAAAGTTGAATTGGACAAAAGAGATGGCAAGTTTGGTGATCCTTCACCAATGTCAATACCACCCATTCAGCAGATGTCGCGGATTGATCAGCCTTATGGGCCAACAGTTGGATATCCTCCGGCCTATGGGGCACCTTACGGTCAACCACAACCTCCTCATCAAGGTTATCCAGCATCAGCACCAGCTCAAGCTCCTGGCTTCCCACCGCCCTCAGCCTCAGGCTATCCTCCTCCTGGTCCCGGAGCTTATCCACCACCCTCGGCCTCAGCTTATCCTCCTCCTGGTCCCGGACCTTATCCACCACAACAACAACCTGGTTACTGGaggtga
- the LOC125842575 gene encoding brassinosteroid-responsive RING protein 1-like, which yields MGFPVGYTDLFLPKLFVHLLTVLGFIRKFICTIFTVFGLGDFLEPEVSFPTRPESHSELHSVSAALIQELLPVVKFSELVDPPESCAVCLYEFDGEDEIRRLTNCRHIFHRSCLDRWMDHDQKTCPLCRTPFIPDDMQESFNERLWLASGISDIYGEYSPVAAGL from the coding sequence ATGGGTTTTCCGGTGGGATATACGGATTTATTCCTACCCAAATTGTTTGTCCACTTGCTAACCGTTCTCGGTTTCATTAGAAAGTTCATTTGCACGATTTTCACTGTTTTTGGTTTAGGTGATTTCCTCGAACCCGAAGTGTCGTTTCCGACCCGACCCGAATCACACTCGGAGCTCCATTCAGTGTCGGCGGCGTTGATCCAGGAGTTACTTCCGGTGGTGAAGTTCTCTGAGCTGGTTGACCCGCCGGAGAGCTGTGCAGTTTGTTTGTACGAGTTTGACGGAGAAGATGAGATCCGACGGTTGACGAATTGCCGGCATATTTTTCACCGGAGTTGTTTGGACCGTTGGATGGATCATGATCAGAAAACTTGTCCACTTTGCCGGACGCCATTTATTCCGGACGATATGCAAGAGAGTTTTAATGAGAGATTATGGTTGGCTTCCGGCATTTCTGATATTTACGGCGAGTATTCTCCGGTCGCCGCCGGTTTGtag